The genomic stretch AACATGGACAAAGCAAGTGACAAGGCAAAATGGAGTATTTACTACTGCAGCCATAGAAGACTCAAAGCATTACATGCATACAGTAcacaaacaggatttttttcagccaaaataGTGTGTATTAGTATTTGACAAAAATCTTGGTGTTAACTGAAAACATAATACATTGTAAGCGTTACTGCAATCAGATGGAACTTTTTACTTTAACCGTAACTGAGTATCAAAGAACTCGTCAACTGAGAACTTGTAATTTTCTAGTACCTAAATAAAAGTCCTTGATGTACAGGTCTTCTCAGTTTCATGTGAGGTTTATGTAGGCATAAGATTGCTtatacttccttttttccacAATACATAACTGATTTTTGGTATTATATTTCTAGAAAATATCTccagtaggttttttttgttgttcattgggggttttgaggggtttttttcccttggtttttgtttgtttgggttggtttgtttcttttttccccaacaggAAATTATTAAGTATTTGGGTAAAATCTGTATTAAGATAATAGAAACTGTGAAATAGGCCACTCCTACTGTAATTAACATTGTCATCTAATTTtacacagtatttcagaaggaaagcacTTTCATGACaccacaaaaaggaaacacatcATTTGGACATCTAAACCCTAACGTTATACTAGGCAAAATCATATAACCAATAGACCTTCTGTTGGCTCCTTGCCATCTACAAAAATCCATGTAAAATATCTTTCTATAAAACTAGCCAAATAATgtcattatttgaaaataatattgcaaGATATCTTGCTCATCATTGATGAAAGAAACCACTTGTGATAACCAATGGATGactattataaaaataatttttcactttgggtattattaagcagaaaataaaatgcatgcacTGCCTGGAAgaatttggctttatttttcatcttaaatcTGGAAATagtcttttattatttttcctttcagaatatgaataaaacaaactaaTCTGAAAAACATCATTCTCAGTATGATACAACTTTCTATAACACAAACTGGCTCGTTACACTAGAAAGTGTTATAAAGTCATGAGATTTGCAACAATGATGTAACTCAAAGTATTCTGGTTTTTGATGGGAAAGCTATTCTGATAATGAGGTGTTAGGCATGACCTAAACaaaaatttaagaattttttaaaataaaatactggagCAGAAGAGACACTGATGCCTATTTACATACTGTGCTTCCATGTTAGATCACCTCTAAAACTCCTTTAAAACCTAAGGACAGATTGTTTCCAATGTGCAAACTCTTCGTGTTTGCTCAACCTCAAAGGACTGCCCATTAACCATACACACATCTCTTcaatttattctgtatttaaagtaTATTACATAAGCACAAGCATGATTATGTGTGTGAAAGCCAATAAATTTTGGAAGCATAGGGCATTACTCAGCAACTCTTGTAGATAACGGCAGGAAATTTTAAGGAAACAAGATGTCTAGCAACATAGGATCAAAAGTTGACAGTGTTGGTCAGCATGACGCACTCTGAACACGTGGATATCTTCGGAATTACACTGATGTACTCAGGCTGAGTTTGGGTTAACTCAAAATGGATCTCAAATTAGAGTAACTCAACACTAATAGCATGCGCAAAGAAACCTACTATATGCAGCGCTTAATCAGCACCTTAACATCAAAAGTGTTTCCTCACCAGCTTctacagacaaagaaaaaagatcaaaatcCTTAAAAGATACTTTAACAGGGTAAAGTAACTGCGTATATATAGTTTCATATACATAATTTGGagatccatcttttttttttctttactagcCAAATCATTATCTAACAGAGGGAAAAGGTCAGGGTAAGGAAGAGGTAAAATGAAGGGTGAACAACAGTATTTAGAGCAGTATGACAGGGCAGTACCTTTCTAACAGACAGAGATTTAGCGGGACTAAAGGCCTGCTCTGTGAGATCGAGCCCTTCAATAGATTCCGTACAGTCTGAGAGGGGAGCATCCTGCAACAGTAAATTCAGTAAACAGAGCAAACCGAGCCCAGGCTTTAAAACATCAACCAAAAGCATTATGATGCTTGctaaaaacatgcaaagaaacACTAACTGGTAGATAAAATTGCAAATGACAATGGACTCACATGCACACAATATGACACCCAACATGAATAATGCCATGGTCATGATAAGACTTGCcaaattttttaaaggatatcAGAAAATACTTATCCGAGGCAGTTAAAGCACTCGGATATATAGAGCTTCAAAATCGTTCAGCTATACAGTGTAACTGTATAGCTCTAATTCTTACTTGACTTTGAACTATGATTCACAAAGTCTTTTGTATATCCAGATACACTGCTTTTAAGTTTTACTGATGTATAATagcttttgtttccaaactgctcttcaaataaaatattatgaagcacgataaaacatatttaacacACAACACTACTGCCCCATAGTGAGCCTGCTGTGCCCAGTATTAATACTTCAAGATACAAAgacttggaaaacaaacaaacaaaaagttgtCACAAAGCCCAACCAGTTTGGAACAAGAATCTAACCCATATAAATAAGCCTTCTGAATTTCATGCATTACattcagcaaaaaaaccaagaagcaTCCTCCACAGACATGCTTGGGCTACATGGCTGAAGCCTCTTAAAATTTCTGATCCTGAGCACTCTCGCAAAGACAATGGTGTTACCTCTAAGACTTACCTTACAAACAGTTACTCTCTGCcaattaaagaataattttatagtGATATATTAGGTGAAAGCAGAGGATATTGTAGATTAACTTTAAGCTAATAGCTTTAGGCATTTTGTACTCTCACCTGTACAAGACTCCTGTCCACAACTACCCCAGAAAGAACCTGTGATTGAGGGCCCGCAGTTTTAATATCTTGTAAATTTTGCTCTCGGATCTGTAAAGGAAAGCAGCACAATACAGTCACATGAACAACAGAGAAAAGTTAACCATGTTTTCGTATTtaaaaagggggtgggggtgttgtAGCCAACAGGCTACAACAAGTGTCGATTGCTACGGCCCTATCTATCAAATAATGTTGTGCTTATAACCACCACTTGAAGACATGTGCTCAGGTTCCTAGTTGTTTCCTCACATTTCTCAGAATTTAGTCTCCAAGTACCACAGCAGGTACTGTCTTTGATTTTTAGTACTGGCTCATAATAAAACTCTACAGATCAGGTTACAGACAACTCCAGTTTGTGAAGAGCAGGAGAGACAAGAAGCACAGAGGTCATATTTACACAAGTCTATTGTACCTGACCAGTCATTTACAGGTTTCTGCCAGTAGTCACTGATATGCACCACAATACCATCTTCCTACAGAACTTACTGTAAAACACTGCACAACATTCAATTTTTTTGCATCCAGTCAGGACCATATTCTCAAAAGggcatataaatatttttcaaggcaTAAACTGACACTCCACAATACTCAAACACATCCCTTTTGTTGCATCCTAAATACCTCCCAGTTCTTTCCATGCAGAAGATGGGAAcagaagctgaatttttaaagcGAGGTATTATCTATTTAAATTAGATATCCTACAGTGGTAAAGAATTCATAACAACTGACTCAaagtttatttctaaaatattctggTTCTTGTTCCAagataaatgaagaaaagcatgcaTCCAGAAAGACCGCTACTTTACAActaaaaagacattaaatttatataaaaatacatgcatacaaGTATACAAACACAACCTATTATTAAGAtttggtatttcagaaaatatgaagATCCTGCATCGTCTGTATTTGCTTCTAGTTTACCACCCTTCCTGTCATCAGGAAAGTAAAAGGTTTGCAGTTTTGCTTCTCTCCTCTTAGTCGCTTCAGTCAAGgttttaataaaactttatttgTGTTTCAAACACCGAGAAACTGCTTGGCAATTTCACCAGAGTTCTCATTTCAagtgattattattttacagtgccgagccaggaaaagcaaaagctctgtCAACCttacacaaattattttagaacAAGTCAGTACTCCTGCACAAAGACTGTCCTGTGACATAATGCTAACTCCCATGTTCTATATGGCCATCAGAAGTATCAAAACAATCCAGAACAAGTTAAGTATTAACAATACCAGCACATATTTTATActttagaagaaataaagtggggaaaaaaccccaatgcatTTAATGCTTTCCTGTTGGTAGACTGGTGACAAGAAGATCTGAAATTCAAAGACTGGAAAATTAACCACTAGGTCACTTCAAAAAAGATTAATATGCAGTTCCAAAGGCCAAATAAATTTCTGCAACAATCACAACAtattataatataataaaatttaatatggAGAGAGATCCATAGACTTCTTTGCCTAGGCTACAATTTCAACTGGTGAAACCAAACCATGAAAAGAGGTCACTATACTAGTGACCTCAGGGTTCCGTTCCTCAGGGAACAGAATTATTACCATAACTCAGTGGTGGCTCTTTCAGAGGTATCCAGCAACTGGTCTGACAAAATGTAAGACATGAAAGTCTTCATTTAGTGGACAGTAATATCATCTTTTTTCCAAGATGAGTTCAGAACATTTAGGAATTGTTTCAGTATCTAGTTATAAAGGGGCAGGACAATAGCAGAGCTGTGTTACTGAATCCCAAAAAATTCACTATAGGAAAGTAAGTTTGTTCATTACAAGTACGCAACTTAATTGTAGtgatgaccaaaaaaaaaagttattttactgCTATTACAAACCTTGTTCCTCATTTCTTGGACCTCCTTTGGATTGGTGTTCAATGGAACAAACAGGTTAGGGACAGCAGAGGTGGCAGTTCTATGTCCATCCTCTTTAGTCCACTGTAATATCAAGAACAGTTGAACAGTCAGAATTGCCATAATGGCTATGGACACTCAGAGCAGCAAATTCACGTAACAGTTGATCATGCATTATACATAACAGAGAACTGAACCAATGATTGCATTCTTCTATTCATTCTTAAGACTATTTAAGTTGCTTCCTTCTTCAGTAATAGAAACTGTACCTTCagatacatttataaatatcagAATCATTCTCTTAAGTCAAGctagtaacaacaacaaaaactagAGAGCCAGTTAACTTGCAAATAACTTCCACCCCAAATGATGCAATTACTACAGCTATGTGCAATTCAGAGATTATGGAGATTGAAAGGTTTTTAAGTTGCTTTTCTGTGCACTTGACCACACTGACAACTGCAGTGTTCTGTGTTTCTAGAAACAGTCTACTTCTCACTTTATGAAGAGACATATTAATACAGGAGTAGGAAAACTCCAAtataattacttatttttaaggatatttttaatcagaaatttcACAATGAGttcatatttgtttaaaaaggacACTATACCTTACCCAAACAGAAGTACAGCAAGATCTAAGACACGAGCTCTAAAACCCTGTTACTGCCGTTTTCATTTTCTACACTGGGTGTTTTTACAAAATAGCacaagagagacagagagatcaTTGATTCAATCCTCCGATACTCAACAAACATCAAAGCGAACTTAAAGCATAAGATGACAGAAGTATGAAAAGCAATGTGATGTCACTAACCAGGTTTAGTGAATGATTCTGTACTGTGAAGCAAGAGTGGGCATCACCAaagttttgcattaaaacaagttacttcagcaaaatgttctgtttcCAGAATTAGTTTCTGCACAAATAAATAGCTGTATGAGCACAGCAACCTAGATGAACAGTTTGGTGATGTCGAATATTTTATAACTCATAGCTCAAAAGGTTACAAAAATATCCCAAACACAAACTTTAAGCGCTTCATGGGTTCTTCATAGAAGGTTGCTTTATTTGATCCGTGCATTTAGTATGGAGCTCTGTCTAATTTGATGCACAACTAACTTTTTATCTTGGTATGTTTATTATACGTGGTGCCCTAATTTCCAATCATTGCATAGAAAATGCACTGAACAGTAAAGCAAACCTGTTTATAGAGCAAATGCTATGCGGTTTTTCCTGGGTAACTTCAAGAAACAATAAGATAGCCAGAAACTGTCAAACttcaaaagcaacagaattttaaaatgtttcgCAACTGTAAAGTAAAAAATGGAATGAACATGGAGCTGTGAAATACTCACTGATGATTATCTTCTCAGATAAAAACTACTCCagctttttattaaagataGTTTTTAGtcaaaacatatataaaaacaacCTCAACATAACAAGCTACTTTTTCTTTAGGTAAATaacaagcatttgaaaaaatttaaaaacacaaacctgTTATATACTGTATGAAATTTTCTATTGCTTCAGTATATCATTAAACAAGACTAGTTTCTGAGCAGGAATTTTGCTTCACACTTTCACTgataatttcaaatataaaatactacCTACTTTGTGAGCTAAGGTTGAAAAGCACAGACTGCTCCAAACATATACATAGCTTTAAGCTTTCTACCAATCAAGGTAAAACTATAGTTGAGTTTAGTAAAATGTTGATAGTACAAACAATATACgtatatattaatttcttaaacCAAAAAGAACACCACAAAAATACCACAGAGATAGAGGTCCTCTGttttttcagggttttctgAGTGTTAACACTATATATTTTAGTACACACATTGCCTGAGTAATCATTCCATAAAAGTATTCAAAATATAGAGAACTCTGAATGTATTCAGAGGTGAAGCATAGTTTTGTAGGGgtaaaaaagaattaagaggtgttctggaaaaaaaatatgtatttttttccttttcaagagtactagggttttttttgtttgtttttttaagactcACCTGTAACCATACTACTACTATACATAATACCTCTACTGAAGTACTACTGAACTACTACAGTTCAGCTTGAAGTCAACCGTTACAAAAGCTTGTATGCGTGCAAATCCCTGCCTACATCTTAGATGCTCTTGCATATGACcaagaaaatatcaaaaccaCAGTTACATACCAACAGCTACTGATGTCCATTTGAAAGCATTTGatacttttgcttttcaattaaCATATCTTTCAGTGCAAAATTTAACTGTAAGCAGCattgataaacaaaaaaaaaaagcaccagttGCAGAATCTATCGATTAGTGCCTGCTGATGGCCTGAGCTGCACTTTAGTCATGCCGCACCCAGCTGATACTTTAGGAAAGACTTTCCGTTTATGGCCATCTACTTACATGCAACACTACATGCAGAAGGCAGCTGGTTGTGAACACTCAGAGGCTTTGGGGTAGATAAAAGCATAGTAAAGAGGACAGGAAGAGGAGCCGAGAAACTAGATAAGAAAAACTGCTTAAGGACAAAAAACAACACTTTGAAATCAATTCTACTGTCTCATACATAGAAAGGGTTGCAAATGCCTTGCAAATTAAGTTGGTATATGTAACAGAGGGTagaaatgtgattatttttatatatacttcTACAAAAGTACATTGAATAgttagtttcattttgttttaactgaaaagCTTTCATGCAGATAGAATTAGTAGTTCCCTAACACAGTTATCCTTAATTAAACCATTTAAATGCAGAACCTATTCAGTCAAAACTATGATTCAATCTGTTTGGTCATTAGcttaaaaagccaaaagaaaactaGAGGCTCCAAAGTCTTAAGCAGTTTTAAGCATTAACAAGCGAGATGATTTCTACAGCTCACATCTAATCAAAGCCAAATTAGGTGGTTAGTAAAATACATTTAGGTTTTTTatgtaagaaagaagaaaagaattaggAGAgtaatctttttcttcccaaagccTCTAAGTGCCAGCCACCCCAAGTTGCTCTACATCATCTAACTATGAACAGTAAGGTAGGCACAGACCAAGCAGTTGGTAATACAGCTTGGCACGCAGACACCGGACGAGAGAGACTGCAGCAAGGGTTTCACGTGATCGTGTGTAATGTTCGTCCACACCTTAGTCTTCGACTTGGGACTGCTGCCATTCTGCCCTTCTTCAGAAGCATCATCCCCTCGGCCAGAGTTCAGCCACCTTGTCTTCTCtcgctgctgtttctgaaaactgtGTCTGAGGGGGGAGCAAGTGCCTGATTCGCCATCACTAGTAAAGGAGTAACCAGTGACACTAGCTGGGATCTCAACATCGCTGTACTTTTTAGATTTCTCTCTCAGAGCAGGGCATCGATATGGATAGCCAGTTCTGTAACCCTGAAGAAGTAAAGCAGCAGAATTAGTCTTCTGTATCTTTAAGTTTTTCAACAGATGACTGAATTTTGGTTTGATCGATACCCTTAATCTTGAAAGCTATTCTACAACACAGCCTTTTCTTTACCTGCTGTTCACCAGTTATGGTGAACAAAACCACCTCAAAGGTAGATGACACACAGTAATTAGGCTACATTACCATCCTTTCCAATCTAATAAACTTCTGAACCACTAATTTAAATGAGTCACCATTTTTGATTGATACAAAGTTTTTGACATTTGATCTTTTATGACTAATTTACAGTAGTCCTGCAAAAAGCCATTGAGAAGTTCAAGAACAGTGCTATGGGTCTGCCTCTTCTCACattcaagcaaaaatattacCACTTCTGTAATTATGTGtttgacagattaaaaaaaacaattttcttttcagctggaCTAGTTTACTAGTTTTCCTGAGCCACTTCTAAAAACAACACAGTACCCATAACTGTTCTTCAAACTACTCTCCTCAgtgtctgcattttaaaatggaggaCTAGAGCATGAAAATTTCAGTTCCCTTCAGGACAAGAGTACATATTCACCAGGTATAATACCATTAATAAGTAAACAGTTACTTGCCAGCCTGCATTTAATCAAGTCATGTGTTATAGCAAGTTACTGGGAAATTTTATTTAGTGCTCTATCACATCGGCACAGAAGATATAATCATAAATTTATTAACTGTGAAATTCTTAAGAATGTACTTTTCGCATGAAATTTCCAAACTAAAGTTTTGTAAACTATACTTCAGGAGAGATTTTACTCTAACACTCAAAACGATGAAGACTGACTGTTGTAACTACATACATGAAAGTGTATGTTTTAGCAATAGCTATTGGTTAAATAATCAGTCCTGCCCTCTCTTTTTAACAGTTCTTCCTGTGGACAGTAGCATAGGATTAAACTGCAACAAGGCAAGCCAAGTTTGAATTTGGAGTGCATTTAAATAAAGTACACGTCCTTTGTGATAATTGCCTACATATATACTTCTTCAgaagctagatttttttttttcccctggggtgagaaataaaaaaatgtattggtgtttcttagtatttttcattgttgAAGTCTCTAGAGTTGTACTGAAGTCCAAATGCAGAATCCTGACTTTTCTTTGTACCGTATTCCAGCTActcttttacacttttttttactgcaatCAAATGTTTCTCTCAATTCTAATTCAAGGACTAAAAAAAGCACCTGTATGATACAAAACGTAGGGCAGATAAGagctcttctgcattttaacaTCTAGAATTCAACATACTGTATACAAGGGAAGGCTTCAATGCTACTTTTATGTCCATATTCGCTGCTCTCCCTGATCTTCTCTACCTaggttgtttttctctcctACCGCCTCcgaattatgttttattttgctttttaccttCCCTAATACACTAGAGTCATGTTTTCCCCTGCTTTCTTCCATATTTTGCTCAGCATTTAACATACAAAAAGGACACTTTAACAGTTTCTCTAAGAAATTTCCACTAGCAAACTATTTGCAATGTGGctcaaaggaaaacagtgtGAATAGCCTACCTCCCAAAGCACTCAAACTCTTTACGGATAAAGCTAGTTGTAAAGAAATGCCATCGCTGAGTATGCAGACTTAGCTTTCTTTGCAGAGTCTCCATGCATTAAGCACTGCTGAGGCATTATCTTGGCTGCCTACTCCATCTTTCAATGATCAAAGTGCATCTTGAGTAATTATCTATCACCTAATGTAGTTATCTATCCAGTATAATATGTGGCTATTCATAATAGTAAGGGCCTGTATTGGATGACTGAAAGCTCCTTTCTATTCCTACATTCCTAGGGTGTACAATGGTATTTCCTTTGTGATCCTGCTTCCTGTTTGCAGTAAGAAACATAAAACTGATATTCCCTAGAGAAACTGAAATCCAACTGAATCTACCAAAGGTATCAGGTGTCAGTGATACAAGGATTCCACTGTCCATAGCCAATGACATTAACAGTCTCATTTTTGCTCACTAAAAGCAATGAGAATTCTTCTAGTGACTTAAGGTTATAGCTGATCACTTTGATATGAAAATTTTAGATATTCAAATTACAAATGAAGTGGCctgattgggttttttccatactACAGATAGGACATTGATCTAAGGGGAAAACAACCTAGTTATTTACTACATAGTATATGTGATGGATAGTGTTTTAAGACATCATCAGTGTGGATCCTGTCAGGGGTACATGTATCTCATGACCATGGAGACCAGAGGTAAgtctacaaaggaaaaaaaattaaatcacaaatCAGACGACTATGTCCGATTATTACAGTgaccatatttttttaatgtgttcatTAGCACATCTACAGTCACCACTTGGAGCCTTCTGACAGGAAAGGCATCATCTTTCCCATTAAAGCTGGACAGCAAATGTCGGTATCTCGTCATTCATTACAGATGGTATTTTACTGAAACTATTTTATCAGAAgacttttatgtatttatttgaagtCTGTCTTTTGAGCTCTTCTAGGTTCTAGTAGAGTCTTACAAAGTCAAATCATGCTGGACCCTGCACCTGACAAAACATTAACACTGTTATGCATTTTGGGAGGGGATGGGAACAGAGGGGAGGACACAGACTGAGGAGTAGCAAGCACCGCAGTAGTCTGATTTGGAAGTGCCAAATCACACAAGGATCCCCTCTGATGTCACCAATAACCACCAGGTtatgaatacagaaataaatctgcTATCTGCACAAAGGACACCTGAAGCATTCTGTGATGCTTTTCATGTTGTCTCCTCCTCTGAGGGTCCTTAATGTGTAGGAAAGAACAGGCTGCAGGCTGTATGAACTATGGCAACTACATGCAGCCCATTCTTTACTAATGTCCCTTATTGCAGCTTTTAAAGTATGTCATACTTTATCATATGAAACAATTAGACAAAAATGGCTGTCTTACCAGGTTATCAAGCATTCGCATAAGAGCTTCAAATTCCTGTTCACCAATCTGCCATTTTGGATGGGACACAGTACCCTCACCTGCTGGAGACTCAGGGGAACGAGACTTGGCTTTATACTTTCCAGGATCTAAAAGCACTAAATTGTCAGGTCCACCTGCACTGGCCAGGGTACGTACCTTAAAAACAATAAAGACACCTTTTAGTTTCTTGGGGGGGAATAaactccaaaaataaaaaaaaattgacatcaggaaaacacaagatatctactttattttaaagctaaataaatTAACATCTTTGTATAAAAGTTGCCTTAAGgccttgaaaatatttctgttttaataggTAGTATATATCAAATTGTTGGTTCCAACACAGTATTTGAATACTGCTGGTTAAACCAATGTTTTGGATGTCCTCGCATAATGTAATGATTTCACAGATCACAGTGTTAGTTTAGATCAAGAGTTTAACCAGTAAAGCGTGTAGCTATTAATCTGTTTGAAGGTTAATATAGCAGACTATTATTACATAACATACTAAAATTCTTACTTGAATCTCACAGGCAAGCACTAGATTATGAATATAGTAGAAAGCCTCCTCAACAGTCTCTCCAACTGATACTAAGCCATGGTTTCTGAGAATAAGGACCTAGAGAGACATTGCAAAGTTAACAGCAGTAAGGCAAGTATTTTCTTACTCTTGATTAAAGAGCATACCTCCCCCACACCCACACATACTTTTCATTAATTCTAGATGCAAATACTAACCTTGCTTTTAGGCCCCAAATTTTTCTGAATaatcactttttcttcatcatccACTAATATACCATGGTAGTCATGATAAGCTACTTCCCCGAGAGAAAGTGCTTCAGGGGAAATTGGCAAGAGACCACATTTCATTGCAGAAACCTGAGAAATATAAACACAACTTAATTtcttgcaacagaaaaaaatggaaaaaagtgaTAAGAATTATAATAAACCCCgtattttatatatgttatatatgtGTCGGTACTTGCACATACATAGTGGTCTTATAGTCCATCCCTAAATCCTCTATTTTTTACAACTTTTGGATTGGATATAAAAGTCTTGGGTCTGACTCAGTATGGCTGCTTTTACATGACATCAACAACAATATGAAaagactcaggaaaaaaaacccaaaccacaaaatcaACCTCATCCTTCATTCCTTTCACTCCGCTTAGtgttttccccccc from Balearica regulorum gibbericeps isolate bBalReg1 chromosome 4, bBalReg1.pri, whole genome shotgun sequence encodes the following:
- the ADD1 gene encoding alpha-adducin isoform X11, producing MNGDSGVGVVTSPPPTTAPHKERYFDRVDENNPDYLRERNMAPDLRQDFNMMEQKKRVSMILQSPAFCEELESMIQEQFKKGKNPTGLLALQQIADFMTTNVPNVYPAAPQGGMAALNMSLGMVTPVNDLRGSDSIAYEKGEKLLRCKLAAFYRLADLFGWSQLIYNHITARVNSEQEHFLIVPFGLLYSEVTASSLVKINIQGDVVDRGSTNLGVNQAGFTLHSAIYAARPDVKCIVHIHTPAGAAVSAMKCGLLPISPEALSLGEVAYHDYHGILVDDEEKVIIQKNLGPKSKVLILRNHGLVSVGETVEEAFYYIHNLVLACEIQVRTLASAGGPDNLVLLDPGKYKAKSRSPESPAGEGTVSHPKWQIGEQEFEALMRMLDNLGYRTGYPYRCPALREKSKKYSDVEIPASVTGYSFTSDGESGTCSPLRHSFQKQQREKTRWLNSGRGDDASEEGQNGSSPKSKTKVWTNITHDHVKPLLQSLSSGVCVPSCITNCLWTKEDGHRTATSAVPNLFVPLNTNPKEVQEMRNKIREQNLQDIKTAGPQSQVLSGVVVDRSLVQDAPLSDCTESIEGLDLTEQAFSPAKSLSVRKGELVTASKAIIEKEYQPKVIVSTTGPNPFNKLTDRELEEYRKEVERKQKGPEEPSEDGRQQKERSPPDHTSARTPPSTPIKIEEGDGYAKEYLLP